Proteins found in one Paenibacillus dendritiformis genomic segment:
- the disA gene encoding DNA integrity scanning diadenylate cyclase DisA, producing MKDSQQDIMNDLLRMVAPGTPFRDGLENVLRAKTGALIVVGYSPEVMEVVDGGFSINSDFSPSYLYELAKMDGAIILSEDVKRILYANTQLIPDSSIPSIETGIRHRTAERVAKQTGKLVVSISQRRNIITLYQGSLRYALKEIGVILTKANQAIQTLEKYRAVLVQGMTNLTASEFEEQVTLYDVVNVLQRIEMVLRIKMEIKRYINELGTEGRLISMQLEELVSNTEEDAWLLLKDYARDNGDDKVREILVQLKKSTADELLDAHHLIRLLGYPTTSAIQDESVSPRGYRVLSKIPRLPNVIIQNLVDTFQYLPHVMMATIEELDDVDGIGEVRARAIKEGLKRIQEQVFIDRQI from the coding sequence ATGAAGGACAGTCAGCAGGATATTATGAACGATCTGTTGCGCATGGTGGCGCCGGGCACTCCCTTCCGTGATGGATTGGAGAATGTGCTCCGGGCGAAGACAGGCGCGCTTATCGTCGTCGGCTACAGCCCGGAAGTGATGGAGGTCGTCGATGGCGGCTTTTCCATCAACAGCGATTTCTCTCCGAGCTACTTGTATGAGTTGGCCAAGATGGACGGCGCGATCATTTTGAGCGAAGACGTGAAGCGGATCCTGTATGCGAACACGCAGCTGATCCCGGATTCCTCCATCCCGTCGATAGAGACGGGGATTCGCCACCGCACGGCGGAGCGGGTCGCGAAGCAGACGGGCAAGCTGGTCGTCTCGATCTCCCAGCGCCGCAATATTATTACCCTGTACCAAGGCAGCCTCCGCTATGCGCTGAAGGAGATCGGCGTCATCCTGACGAAGGCGAATCAGGCGATACAGACCTTGGAGAAATATCGAGCCGTGCTCGTCCAGGGAATGACGAACTTGACCGCTTCCGAATTCGAGGAGCAAGTGACGCTGTACGATGTCGTCAATGTGTTGCAACGGATCGAGATGGTATTACGTATTAAAATGGAGATAAAGCGCTACATCAACGAACTGGGAACGGAAGGCCGTCTCATCAGCATGCAGTTGGAGGAACTGGTCAGCAATACGGAGGAGGATGCGTGGCTGCTGCTCAAGGACTATGCCCGCGACAACGGGGATGACAAAGTCCGCGAGATCCTCGTTCAGCTGAAGAAGAGCACCGCCGACGAGCTGCTGGACGCGCATCATCTGATTCGGCTGCTCGGTTACCCGACGACAAGCGCAATCCAGGATGAATCCGTATCGCCGCGCGGTTACCGCGTGTTGAGCAAGATTCCTCGCTTGCCGAACGTCATCATACAGAACCTGGTGGACACGTTCCAATACTTGCCTCACGTCATGATGGCTACGATTGAAGAATTGGACGACGTGGACGGAATTGGCGAAGTGCGTGCACGCGCCATCAAGGAAGGGCTCAAGCGCATTCAGGAGCAGGTATTCATTGACAGGCAAATTTGA
- the radA gene encoding DNA repair protein RadA codes for MAKVKTKFFCTDCGYESPKWMGKCPGCGEWNTMVEERETVVKTAGVHTSLIGTKEKPQSIIQIESKQEARLSTTIDELNRVLGGGVVPGSLILVGGDPGIGKSTLLLQASNALAASGLKVLYVSGEESTRQTKLRADRLGVLSERLFVLSETNLQYIEEAIEAMSPDFLVIDSIQTVYQPSVESAPGSVAQVRECTSVCMRIAKGRGIATVLVGHVTKEGAIAGPRMLEHMVDCVLYFEGERHHSYRILRAVKNRFGSTNEIGIFEMTEGGLTEVKNPSEMFLQERPLGVSGSTVVASLEGTRPVLVEMQALVSATNFPSPRRMSTGIDHQRLSLIIAVLEKRMGMFLQNQDAYVNVAGGLKLDEPAVDLAIAVALASSFRDMPTQAYDVVFGEVGLTGEVRAVSRAEQRVKEAEKLGFKRIILPEKSLRGWTPSGHIEIVGVNTVAEALTAALG; via the coding sequence ATGGCCAAAGTAAAAACCAAGTTTTTCTGTACGGATTGCGGATATGAATCGCCGAAGTGGATGGGCAAATGCCCGGGCTGCGGCGAGTGGAACACGATGGTGGAGGAGCGGGAGACGGTCGTCAAGACAGCAGGCGTCCACACTTCCCTCATTGGGACGAAAGAAAAACCGCAATCGATCATACAAATAGAAAGTAAACAGGAAGCGCGCCTGTCCACGACGATTGACGAATTGAACCGTGTGCTCGGCGGCGGCGTGGTGCCAGGTTCGCTCATCCTCGTGGGGGGCGACCCGGGCATCGGCAAATCGACGCTGCTGCTGCAGGCGTCCAATGCGCTCGCAGCCAGCGGCTTGAAGGTGCTGTACGTGTCCGGCGAGGAATCGACGCGTCAGACGAAGCTGCGGGCCGACCGGCTCGGGGTGCTGTCCGAGCGCCTGTTCGTCCTGAGCGAGACGAATTTGCAGTATATAGAAGAGGCGATCGAGGCCATGAGCCCGGATTTTCTCGTCATCGACTCGATCCAGACGGTATATCAGCCGTCGGTCGAATCGGCGCCCGGCAGCGTGGCCCAAGTTCGCGAATGCACAAGCGTGTGCATGCGCATTGCGAAGGGGAGGGGCATCGCGACCGTCCTCGTCGGCCATGTGACGAAGGAAGGAGCCATTGCCGGCCCCCGCATGCTGGAGCATATGGTGGACTGCGTCCTTTATTTCGAAGGCGAGCGCCATCATTCGTACCGCATCCTGCGGGCTGTGAAGAACCGCTTCGGTTCCACGAACGAGATCGGCATCTTCGAGATGACGGAAGGCGGCTTGACGGAAGTGAAGAATCCGTCAGAGATGTTCCTTCAGGAACGTCCGCTTGGCGTCTCCGGCTCGACGGTCGTCGCCAGCCTGGAAGGGACGCGCCCGGTGCTTGTCGAGATGCAGGCGCTCGTGTCGGCGACGAACTTCCCCTCGCCGCGGAGAATGTCGACGGGAATCGATCACCAGCGATTGTCGCTCATCATTGCCGTGCTGGAGAAGCGCATGGGCATGTTCCTTCAGAACCAGGATGCCTATGTGAATGTGGCCGGCGGGCTGAAGCTCGATGAGCCGGCGGTCGATCTCGCCATTGCGGTCGCCCTGGCGTCGAGCTTCCGCGATATGCCGACCCAGGCGTATGACGTCGTCTTCGGCGAAGTGGGACTGACAGGAGAAGTGCGCGCGGTGTCCCGTGCGGAGCAGCGCGTGAAGGAAGCCGAGAAGCTGGGCTTCAAGCGGATTATTTTGCCAGAGAAGAGCCTGCGGGGATGGACCCCTTCTGGACATATTGAGATAGTGGGCGTAAATACGGTAGCGGAAGCATTGACCGCAGCGTTAGGTTAG
- the clpC gene encoding ATP-dependent protease ATP-binding subunit ClpC produces the protein MMFGRFTERAQKVLALAQEEAVRLGHNNIGTEHILLGLIREGEGIAAKALVALGLGLEKIQDEVETLIGRGQEQPTNIAYTPRAKKVIELSMDEARKLGHTYVGTEHILLGLIREGEGVAARVLNNLGISLNKARQQVLQLLGSSEAVSSHHGQSQNVSTPTLDGLARDLTAAAKEGNLDPVIGRSKEIERVIQVLSRRTKNNPVLIGEPGVGKTAVAEGLAQKIINNEIPETLRDKRVMTLDMGSVVAGTKYRGEFEDRLKKIMDEIRQAGNIILFIDELHTLIGAGGAEGAIDASNILKPALARGELQCIGATTLDEYRKYIEKDAALERRFQPITVDQPTIEETILILKGLRDRYEAHHRVKISDEAIEQAVKLSDRYITDRFLPDKAIDLIDEAGSKVRLNSYTVPPNLKELEARLDDIRKEKDASVQSQEFEKAAALRDTEQKMREELDSVRNQWKEKQGRMDSEVTPEDIAQIVSSWTGVPVVKLKEEETQRLLNMEEVLHERVIGQDEAVKAVSRAIRRARAGLKDPKRPMGSFIFLGPTGVGKTELARALAESLFGDENAVIRIDMSEYMEKHSTARLVGAPPGYVGYEEGGQLTEKVRRKPYSVVLLDEIEKAHPEVFNILLQVLEDGRLTDSKGRVVDFRNTLIILTSNVGAEAIKRNTTLGFTSPDNNERDYNNMKDKVMAELKKSFRPEFLNRIDEIIVFHSLEEKHIAEIVTLMAEELRKRLKEQDVDFQLTDAAKAFLAKEGYDPAYGARPLRRAIQKHIEDRLSEELLKGDIEKGDSVTIDEQDGSLVVLRNTPAKA, from the coding sequence ATGATGTTCGGAAGATTTACGGAACGTGCCCAGAAAGTATTGGCATTGGCTCAGGAAGAAGCCGTGCGTCTCGGACATAACAATATCGGAACCGAGCATATTTTGCTTGGCCTCATCCGGGAAGGGGAGGGCATTGCCGCCAAGGCGCTTGTCGCGCTCGGCCTCGGTCTGGAGAAGATTCAGGACGAAGTGGAAACTCTCATTGGCCGCGGGCAGGAGCAGCCGACCAATATCGCCTACACCCCGCGCGCCAAAAAAGTGATTGAGCTGTCCATGGATGAAGCTCGCAAGCTGGGCCATACGTATGTGGGCACGGAGCATATTTTGCTGGGCCTCATTCGTGAAGGCGAAGGCGTTGCGGCCCGCGTGCTGAACAACCTCGGCATCAGCCTGAACAAGGCGCGCCAGCAGGTGCTGCAGCTGCTGGGCAGCAGCGAAGCGGTATCCAGCCATCACGGCCAATCGCAAAATGTAAGCACGCCGACGCTGGACGGCCTGGCGCGCGACCTGACGGCAGCCGCCAAGGAAGGCAATCTCGACCCGGTCATCGGCCGCAGCAAGGAGATTGAGCGCGTCATCCAGGTGCTGAGCCGCCGGACGAAGAACAATCCGGTCCTTATCGGGGAGCCGGGCGTCGGGAAGACTGCGGTAGCGGAAGGGCTCGCTCAGAAGATTATCAACAACGAGATTCCGGAGACGCTGCGCGACAAGCGCGTCATGACGCTCGATATGGGCTCGGTCGTGGCCGGCACGAAGTACCGGGGCGAATTCGAGGATCGGTTGAAAAAAATTATGGATGAGATCCGCCAGGCGGGCAATATCATCCTGTTCATCGACGAGCTGCACACATTGATCGGCGCAGGGGGAGCGGAAGGCGCCATCGACGCGTCCAACATTTTGAAGCCGGCGCTGGCCCGGGGCGAGCTGCAATGCATCGGGGCGACGACGCTGGATGAGTACCGCAAATATATCGAGAAGGATGCCGCGCTGGAGCGCCGCTTCCAACCGATTACGGTTGATCAGCCGACGATTGAAGAGACGATTCTAATTTTGAAAGGGCTGCGGGATCGCTATGAAGCGCATCACCGCGTCAAAATAAGCGATGAAGCGATTGAGCAGGCCGTGAAGCTGTCCGACCGCTATATTACGGACCGCTTCCTGCCGGACAAAGCCATCGACCTGATTGACGAGGCAGGGTCCAAAGTACGCTTGAATTCCTACACGGTACCGCCGAATCTGAAAGAACTGGAAGCTCGTCTGGACGACATCCGCAAGGAGAAGGACGCTTCCGTCCAGAGCCAGGAATTCGAGAAGGCGGCGGCGCTTCGCGATACGGAGCAGAAGATGCGCGAGGAGCTGGATTCGGTGCGGAACCAGTGGAAGGAGAAGCAGGGCCGCATGGATTCCGAGGTCACGCCGGAAGATATCGCCCAGATCGTCTCCAGTTGGACCGGAGTTCCTGTCGTGAAGCTGAAGGAAGAAGAGACGCAGCGTCTTCTCAATATGGAAGAGGTCCTGCATGAGCGCGTCATTGGCCAGGACGAAGCGGTCAAGGCGGTTAGCCGGGCGATTCGCCGGGCACGCGCAGGCTTGAAGGATCCGAAGCGCCCGATGGGCTCGTTCATCTTCCTTGGCCCGACCGGGGTCGGGAAGACGGAATTGGCCCGCGCGCTGGCAGAGTCGCTCTTCGGCGACGAGAATGCGGTCATCCGCATCGACATGTCCGAGTATATGGAGAAGCATTCGACCGCCCGCTTGGTCGGAGCGCCTCCGGGATATGTCGGCTACGAGGAAGGCGGCCAACTGACCGAGAAGGTGCGCCGCAAGCCATACTCCGTCGTGCTGCTCGATGAGATTGAGAAGGCGCATCCGGAAGTATTCAACATCCTGCTGCAGGTGCTGGAGGATGGACGCCTGACCGATTCCAAGGGACGGGTCGTCGACTTCCGCAACACGCTCATCATTCTGACGTCGAATGTCGGCGCAGAGGCGATCAAGCGCAATACGACGCTCGGCTTCACCTCCCCCGACAACAATGAGCGCGACTATAACAATATGAAAGACAAAGTGATGGCGGAATTGAAGAAGAGCTTCCGTCCGGAGTTCCTGAACCGGATCGACGAGATTATCGTCTTCCACTCCCTGGAAGAGAAGCATATCGCCGAGATCGTAACGCTGATGGCCGAGGAGCTGCGCAAGCGGCTGAAGGAGCAGGATGTCGATTTCCAATTGACCGATGCGGCCAAGGCGTTCCTCGCCAAGGAAGGCTACGATCCGGCCTACGGAGCGCGTCCGCTCCGCCGGGCGATTCAGAAGCATATCGAAGATCGCCTGTCCGAGGAATTGCTTAAGGGCGACATCGAGAAGGGCGATTCCGTCACGATCGACGAACAGGACGGCAGCCTGGTCGTGCTGCGCAATACGCCGGCCAAGGCCTGA
- a CDS encoding protein arginine kinase, whose amino-acid sequence MAQRQFMEHAISDWMRGTGPDSEIVISSRIRVARNLCGVPFPLLATNQQSAEVLSQLAAVIEQPEMSGFHTSFHRWNLAELSDLEKQVLVEKHLISPTLVNESRNGAVILSEDESISIMLNEEDHLRIQCLYPGLQIREAWEQASRIDDVFEAHVDYAFDEKRGYLTSCPTNVGTGIRASVMMHLPALVMTKQINRILQAVTQVGLAVRGIYGEGSEAIGNLFQVSNQITLGQSEAEIIDSLYSVVKQIIGHEKAAREQLLENNRMRLTDRICRSYGILKHAAIMDSKEAAQRLSDIRLGSDLNILNHLDPSDFNELLVMTQPGFLQHIYKKSLSTEERDMYRARLIRDKLSKSKTTNGGA is encoded by the coding sequence ATGGCCCAACGCCAATTCATGGAGCATGCGATAAGTGACTGGATGCGCGGAACGGGACCGGACTCCGAGATCGTCATCAGCAGCCGCATCCGCGTAGCGCGCAACCTGTGCGGCGTGCCGTTCCCGCTGCTTGCGACGAACCAGCAGTCGGCCGAAGTGCTGAGCCAGCTGGCCGCGGTCATCGAGCAGCCGGAGATGTCGGGCTTCCATACGTCTTTTCATCGATGGAACCTGGCGGAACTAAGCGATCTGGAGAAGCAGGTGCTGGTCGAGAAGCATTTGATCTCGCCGACCCTCGTGAATGAATCACGGAACGGGGCGGTCATTCTGAGCGAGGATGAATCCATCAGCATTATGCTGAACGAGGAAGATCATCTGCGCATTCAATGCTTGTACCCGGGGCTGCAGATTCGGGAAGCGTGGGAGCAGGCCAGCCGTATCGACGACGTGTTCGAGGCGCATGTCGACTATGCATTCGATGAGAAGCGAGGATACTTGACCAGCTGTCCGACCAATGTGGGCACCGGCATCAGGGCCTCCGTCATGATGCATTTGCCGGCCCTCGTCATGACGAAGCAGATTAACCGCATTTTGCAGGCCGTCACCCAGGTGGGACTGGCGGTGCGCGGCATCTACGGCGAAGGCAGCGAGGCGATAGGCAATCTGTTCCAGGTGTCGAACCAGATTACGCTTGGCCAATCGGAAGCCGAGATTATCGACAGCCTGTACAGCGTCGTGAAGCAAATTATCGGGCATGAGAAGGCGGCGCGCGAGCAGCTGCTGGAGAATAACCGCATGCGCCTGACAGATCGCATCTGCCGATCTTACGGAATATTGAAGCATGCGGCGATTATGGATTCCAAGGAAGCGGCCCAACGGCTCTCGGACATCCGGCTCGGTTCGGATCTGAATATTTTGAACCATCTTGATCCTTCCGACTTCAATGAACTGCTCGTGATGACACAGCCAGGCTTCCTTCAGCATATATACAAGAAATCATTGTCTACGGAAGAACGCGACATGTATCGGGCAAGACTGATACGCGACAAATTAAGCAAATCAAAAACGACCAATGGAGGTGCTTGA
- a CDS encoding UvrB/UvrC motif-containing protein: MMCQQCGQKPATLHFTKIINGQKTEFHICESCAREKGEWIPGTANGFSIHNLLSGLLDFDLSGGAAQGSGDYGAQKPQAMRCEKCGLTYSQFGKLGRFGCDECYSFFGNRLDPLLKRVHGNTVHTGKIPKRGGGRIQRKRELDELKLELQKSIAQEEFERAAQLRDRIRQLEKEGNEGGPDASAQHG; encoded by the coding sequence ATGATGTGTCAACAATGCGGTCAGAAGCCGGCTACACTGCACTTTACGAAAATTATAAACGGGCAGAAGACGGAATTTCACATCTGTGAATCGTGTGCTCGTGAGAAAGGCGAATGGATACCGGGCACGGCTAACGGCTTCTCCATCCATAATTTGCTGTCAGGACTGTTGGACTTCGATTTGTCCGGCGGAGCCGCCCAGGGAAGCGGCGACTACGGTGCGCAGAAGCCCCAGGCGATGCGCTGCGAGAAATGCGGGCTGACCTACTCTCAGTTCGGCAAGCTGGGCCGGTTCGGGTGTGACGAATGTTATTCCTTCTTCGGCAACCGGCTCGATCCGCTGCTGAAGCGGGTTCATGGCAATACGGTCCATACCGGAAAAATTCCGAAGCGCGGCGGCGGGCGCATTCAACGCAAGCGCGAGCTGGATGAACTGAAGCTCGAGCTTCAGAAGAGCATTGCGCAGGAGGAATTCGAGCGGGCGGCGCAGCTGCGCGACCGTATTCGCCAGCTGGAGAAGGAAGGGAACGAAGGGGGCCCTGACGCGTCCGCTCAGCATGGCTAA
- a CDS encoding CtsR family transcriptional regulator: MRNISDLIEQHLKIMLIDSPEGAVEIQRNDLAEQFSCVPSQINYVISTRFTLEKGYVVESKRGGGGYIRIQRIELPAQRAIHTHLCESIGNRIGQEAAEGLIYQLEEANVISRREAILLRAAVSRDNLAVKLPYRDEIRARLLRAMLLGLLSKQ, translated from the coding sequence ATGCGCAATATTTCCGATTTGATTGAGCAGCATTTGAAAATTATGCTGATCGACAGTCCGGAAGGCGCCGTGGAGATTCAACGGAACGATCTCGCAGAGCAGTTCTCCTGTGTTCCTTCCCAGATTAACTATGTGATCAGCACCCGCTTCACCTTGGAGAAGGGATATGTTGTGGAGAGCAAGCGCGGCGGCGGCGGTTATATCCGCATTCAGCGGATTGAGCTTCCGGCACAGCGGGCGATTCATACCCATCTATGCGAATCGATCGGCAATCGGATTGGGCAAGAGGCAGCGGAAGGGCTCATTTATCAACTGGAAGAAGCGAACGTCATTTCCCGGCGGGAAGCGATACTGCTGCGGGCAGCCGTATCACGCGACAATCTGGCGGTGAAGCTGCCCTACCGGGATGAGATCCGCGCCCGTCTCCTGCGGGCGATGCTGCTCGGGCTGCTAAGCAAGCAATAA
- a CDS encoding LysR family transcriptional regulator, protein MNINKLETFITLSHCLNFTEAAERLYCSQPAVSMQIQSLEEDLETRLFDRIGKKLYLTKQGELFKPYAEQIVNLLQAAKEHLHQMEDMSAGTLSFGASNFVGVYLLPSMLAQYKAQFPNINISMKITSSQQLTQLLESNGVEFLVLSDHIPIDETRFYASTFQQDHLVFIAPPHHPLAQQDMCTLHDLQHETFLMKPDHSATRHFLDQKLGQAGIAISNTIEISSLEGIKQGVIHGLGIAAVSGLAVKQEIDSGLLVKIPMEDVTFERGIRYIFHKNKHLSPAARQFIALLDAAAHRA, encoded by the coding sequence ATGAATATCAACAAGCTCGAAACCTTCATTACGCTCTCTCATTGTTTAAATTTCACGGAGGCGGCGGAACGGCTCTACTGTTCTCAACCGGCGGTCAGCATGCAAATTCAAAGCTTGGAAGAGGACTTGGAGACGCGCCTGTTCGATCGAATCGGCAAAAAGCTGTACTTAACCAAACAAGGCGAGCTGTTCAAGCCCTACGCGGAACAGATCGTGAACTTGCTGCAAGCGGCCAAGGAGCATCTTCATCAAATGGAGGATATGTCAGCAGGGACCCTCTCCTTTGGCGCAAGCAACTTCGTTGGCGTCTATTTGCTTCCTTCCATGCTTGCTCAATATAAAGCGCAGTTCCCCAATATTAATATCAGCATGAAAATAACGTCGTCCCAACAGCTCACGCAGCTGCTGGAGTCCAACGGCGTGGAATTCCTCGTCTTATCGGATCATATTCCCATCGACGAGACCCGTTTTTACGCGAGCACGTTTCAACAAGATCATCTTGTATTTATTGCGCCGCCGCACCATCCATTGGCGCAGCAAGACATGTGCACCCTGCATGATCTCCAGCATGAGACCTTTCTGATGAAGCCGGATCATTCAGCGACAAGGCATTTTCTTGATCAAAAACTTGGGCAGGCGGGGATTGCCATCTCCAATACAATCGAAATCAGCAGCCTCGAGGGGATCAAGCAAGGAGTCATACACGGACTAGGCATTGCGGCGGTGTCCGGGCTTGCGGTGAAGCAGGAAATCGACAGCGGGTTGCTTGTCAAGATTCCGATGGAGGATGTAACCTTTGAACGGGGCATTCGTTATATTTTTCATAAAAACAAGCATCTATCCCCGGCGGCAAGACAGTTCATCGCCTTGCTGGATGCGGCCGCGCATCGAGCCTAG
- a CDS encoding SLC13 family permease produces MTMKPFKSDGNSTEPNKPVAKKGRFESIFKKAGIPLAVLVFLILMLMPTPAGLEPQAQKAIAIFASALILWVSGALPIYLTSMIAIIVLSLSGTAEEKTAFGTLGFDVIWLMVSAFILTSAMIKSNLARRFALWMVTRFGQTPKKTLLVLIFINFALAFFVPSTTARATLMVPICLILLEIYKATPGKSNFGKLMMLQGVQADAIATSGVMTATAANIIAVGFINEQAGGSIGYMDWLAASMPTAIITMLLTFLVGLKLFSFKGEAEFEGAMSKLKDELKKLDKFSLDEKKAMTIFLLTVLLWATEDYHKFLFGFEISVYMTAVIAGVLCLLPRIGLLTWKEANIKWDLMIFAAGAYAVGNALEKSKGAEWMINKVVYGLGLEQMNHMLVYVIVIFISMYSHLIFTSKTVRTTILIPAFIALAKSLGMDPVTLALASAMTLTYTITLPPHSKVNTIYFSTGYFSVFDQVKYAIVTCFIGATVISVSVFTWFQILGYSL; encoded by the coding sequence ATGACGATGAAGCCATTCAAGTCAGACGGCAATTCCACAGAACCGAACAAACCAGTGGCGAAGAAAGGTCGCTTTGAATCGATATTTAAAAAAGCAGGGATTCCGCTAGCCGTCCTGGTGTTCCTCATTCTGATGCTCATGCCCACGCCCGCAGGCTTGGAGCCGCAAGCGCAAAAAGCGATTGCAATCTTCGCCAGTGCGCTTATACTATGGGTCAGTGGCGCCTTGCCGATTTACTTAACCTCCATGATCGCCATTATTGTGCTGAGCTTATCCGGTACCGCTGAAGAGAAAACGGCCTTCGGCACGCTTGGATTTGATGTCATTTGGCTCATGGTGTCCGCGTTTATTCTTACCTCCGCGATGATTAAGTCCAATCTGGCGCGAAGGTTTGCGCTTTGGATGGTGACCAGGTTCGGACAAACGCCAAAGAAGACATTGCTTGTCTTAATTTTCATCAACTTCGCCCTCGCGTTCTTCGTGCCATCGACGACAGCGCGGGCAACGCTCATGGTGCCGATCTGTCTCATCTTGTTGGAGATCTATAAGGCCACTCCCGGCAAAAGCAATTTCGGCAAATTAATGATGCTGCAAGGGGTACAAGCCGATGCGATCGCCACATCCGGAGTGATGACCGCGACGGCTGCGAACATCATTGCCGTCGGCTTCATTAACGAGCAAGCGGGAGGGTCGATCGGATATATGGATTGGCTCGCCGCCTCCATGCCAACGGCCATCATTACGATGCTGCTGACGTTCCTCGTTGGTCTCAAGCTCTTCTCCTTCAAAGGGGAGGCTGAGTTCGAGGGCGCAATGTCCAAGCTCAAAGATGAATTGAAGAAGCTGGATAAATTTTCGCTGGATGAGAAAAAGGCCATGACAATCTTCTTGCTTACGGTTCTGTTATGGGCGACGGAAGATTATCACAAATTCTTGTTCGGCTTCGAAATTAGTGTATACATGACCGCGGTCATTGCAGGCGTGCTCTGTCTGCTGCCGCGAATCGGATTGCTTACTTGGAAGGAAGCCAACATTAAGTGGGATCTGATGATTTTTGCCGCAGGCGCTTATGCCGTCGGGAATGCGTTGGAGAAATCGAAGGGCGCCGAATGGATGATCAACAAAGTCGTCTACGGTCTCGGCCTGGAACAAATGAATCATATGCTCGTCTATGTCATCGTTATCTTCATCAGTATGTACAGTCATTTAATATTCACGAGCAAGACGGTACGGACCACGATCCTGATTCCCGCTTTTATCGCGCTGGCCAAATCGTTAGGGATGGACCCGGTTACGCTTGCCCTGGCTTCCGCCATGACGTTAACCTATACGATTACGTTACCGCCGCATTCAAAAGTAAATACCATTTATTTCTCAACCGGATATTTCAGCGTGTTTGATCAGGTGAAATATGCTATCGTTACCTGCTTTATCGGTGCGACCGTCATTAGTGTGTCCGTATTTACGTGGTTCCAAATTCTCGGGTATTCATTATAA
- the apgM gene encoding 2,3-bisphosphoglycerate-independent phosphoglycerate mutase: protein MLYRKVIMAIADGSGDRPHPLLNDKTPLEYADTPHLDRLAAEGITGMIDLIGSGIPVGTDMGHMILFGFQPEDYPGRGPIEALGIGMDVEPGDVVLRCNFATINDEGVVLDRRAGRIRDNTAGLADALDGMELIEGIRAYFKPATEHRAVLVLRGPGLSDRISDSDPKAPNDGQPYLPVEALDETPEAKRTAMAVNLFMKKAHAILASHPINRERMAQGHPPANFILTRGAGRMAQLEPIAATMKFRGSCIAAESTVLGVAKLAGFEAITDARLTGSIDTDVELKAKLALEQIARHDIVYVHLKAPDLMGHDNDPLKKALTLELFDRMVGLIAEQLPDDVYLALAADHSTPCEVKEHTGEPVPVVIYGPSIRKDRVTSYNEMDCAYGALGRMSGHEFVRTLHGLMGYVKKQGN from the coding sequence ATGCTATACAGAAAAGTAATTATGGCCATTGCAGACGGATCGGGAGATCGCCCGCATCCGCTTTTAAATGATAAAACACCGTTGGAATATGCCGATACGCCTCATTTGGATCGGTTGGCTGCGGAAGGAATCACTGGCATGATCGATTTAATCGGATCGGGAATTCCCGTTGGAACCGATATGGGGCATATGATATTATTCGGCTTTCAGCCGGAGGATTATCCGGGCCGCGGCCCCATCGAGGCGCTCGGCATCGGTATGGACGTCGAGCCCGGAGATGTCGTGCTTCGCTGCAACTTCGCCACGATTAATGACGAGGGCGTTGTCCTGGACCGTCGTGCCGGGCGAATCCGCGACAACACGGCAGGGCTTGCCGATGCGCTTGATGGGATGGAACTCATTGAAGGCATCCGCGCTTACTTCAAGCCGGCAACGGAGCATCGGGCTGTGCTCGTTCTGCGCGGTCCCGGTCTTAGCGATCGGATCAGCGATTCCGATCCGAAAGCGCCGAACGACGGTCAACCTTATCTCCCTGTTGAAGCGCTGGATGAGACGCCGGAAGCGAAGCGGACCGCCATGGCCGTTAACCTTTTTATGAAAAAGGCCCATGCGATTCTTGCTTCGCATCCCATCAATCGGGAGCGTATGGCGCAAGGACATCCGCCTGCCAACTTCATTCTGACCCGAGGCGCGGGAAGAATGGCGCAATTGGAGCCCATCGCCGCGACAATGAAGTTCCGCGGCAGCTGCATCGCTGCGGAAAGCACGGTGCTCGGGGTGGCCAAGCTGGCCGGCTTCGAAGCGATTACCGACGCCAGGCTGACCGGCAGCATAGATACTGACGTGGAACTAAAGGCGAAGCTGGCGCTTGAGCAAATAGCACGCCATGATATTGTCTACGTCCATCTCAAGGCTCCGGATTTGATGGGCCATGACAATGATCCGTTGAAAAAAGCGCTCACCCTTGAATTATTCGACCGGATGGTCGGGCTAATCGCGGAGCAGCTGCCTGACGACGTCTACTTGGCTCTGGCCGCGGATCATTCAACGCCTTGTGAAGTGAAGGAGCATACGGGAGAGCCTGTCCCGGTCGTCATCTACGGCCCGAGCATCCGCAAAGATCGGGTAACATCTTATAATGAAATGGACTGCGCATACGGCGCCTTAGGACGCATGTCCGGCCATGAGTTCGTGAGGACCTTGCACGGTCTGATGGGATATGTGAAGAAGCAGGGAAATTAA